In the Bordetella genomosp. 10 genome, one interval contains:
- a CDS encoding LysR family transcriptional regulator — MRLDPLSLKLFISVVELGTIAAAAEREHIAAAAVSKRISELEETLRIRLLTRTNKGIRPTPAGMELSIMARRALHELDEIAVHMSEYAIGLRGFIRVQANISAITQFLPDDIKRFLGEYPNVQVDLEEKITSTIIKSVAENAADVGIFSGEAAGYDVEVFPYREDVLALVVPAGHPLAGKPGFRFADALDYDFIGLHRGSAINRVLTNAADDEKRTIRLKVQCTGFDALCFMVNSGLGVGVLPLEIARRYSVMFDFRIIPLSEAWARRKIQICVRAFDALPTAAKLFVHHLAFQDGAGSQPSSLNQP; from the coding sequence ATGCGTCTCGATCCGCTTTCCCTCAAGCTCTTCATCAGCGTGGTTGAACTGGGCACCATCGCCGCCGCGGCGGAACGCGAGCACATTGCCGCGGCCGCCGTCAGCAAGCGCATCAGCGAACTGGAAGAAACGCTGCGCATCCGGCTGCTGACACGCACGAACAAGGGCATACGGCCGACGCCGGCGGGCATGGAGCTGTCCATCATGGCGCGCCGCGCCTTGCACGAGCTGGACGAAATCGCCGTGCACATGAGCGAATACGCGATCGGCCTGCGCGGCTTCATCCGGGTGCAGGCCAATATTTCCGCCATCACCCAGTTCCTGCCCGACGATATCAAGCGATTTCTCGGCGAGTATCCCAATGTGCAGGTGGACCTGGAAGAAAAAATCACGTCCACCATCATCAAGTCCGTGGCGGAGAACGCGGCCGACGTCGGCATTTTTTCCGGGGAAGCCGCCGGCTACGACGTCGAGGTGTTTCCCTATCGCGAGGATGTCCTGGCCCTGGTGGTGCCGGCCGGCCATCCGCTGGCCGGCAAGCCGGGCTTCCGCTTCGCCGATGCCCTGGACTACGACTTCATCGGCCTGCATCGCGGCAGCGCGATCAATCGCGTGCTGACGAACGCCGCCGACGACGAGAAGCGCACCATCCGGCTCAAGGTGCAATGCACCGGTTTCGATGCCTTGTGCTTCATGGTCAATTCGGGGCTGGGCGTGGGCGTGCTGCCGCTGGAAATCGCGCGTCGTTATTCGGTGATGTTCGACTTTCGCATCATCCCGCTGTCGGAGGCCTGGGCGCGGCGCAAGATCCAGATTTGCGTGCGCGCCTTCGATGCCTTGCCGACCGCGGCCAAGCTCTTCGTCCACCACCTTGCGTTTCAGGACGGCGCGGGCAGCCAGCCGAGCAGCTTGAACCAGCCGTAG
- a CDS encoding GMC family oxidoreductase — translation MNPAQQASLRDADSFDYVIVGSGAAGAILANRLSAGGASVCVLEAGPPDRSPFLHIPAGFIKAVFNPTYAWQFSSEPTPLTNGRRVPIPQGRTLGGSTSINGLVYNRGQAADYDHWASLGNAGWSYEEVLPYFKSMERRAGGDDRYRGRDGELPVSDIDWIHPLCEAFMAGAQELGMPRNPDYNGASQAGVGYFQRTIDRGWRMSTARCFLKPAQARHALTVRTHAQATRILFDGLRAAGVAYCDPRQPSAARAVKARREVIVSSGAINTPKLLQLSGLGPAEFLRGQGIAVVRDLPGVGENLSDHYSVRVVARVKNMQTMNQLVKGLRLAGQIGRWLLKKPSIMALSPSLLHYFWQSRPGLDAPDLQGVFTPASYKEGYVGVLDDFPGMTTGIWQHRPQSRGQVRVRSSDPMQDPVINANYLAHPDDQITLVRGIRLARSLLQSQALAQYFDGESLPGALCQSDDELLHFARQYGVSSYHVNGTARMGPADDPLAVVDPQLRVRGVQALRVVDSSVIPAMPSANICAATMMIGNKAADLIRRTG, via the coding sequence ATGAATCCAGCACAGCAGGCATCCTTGCGCGATGCCGACAGCTTCGATTACGTCATCGTCGGCTCGGGCGCGGCCGGCGCCATCCTGGCCAATCGCCTCAGCGCCGGCGGCGCCTCGGTCTGCGTGCTGGAGGCGGGCCCGCCCGACCGCAGTCCCTTCCTGCATATCCCGGCCGGCTTCATCAAGGCGGTATTCAACCCGACCTACGCCTGGCAGTTCTCCAGCGAGCCCACGCCCCTGACCAATGGCCGCCGCGTCCCCATCCCGCAAGGCCGCACGCTGGGCGGGTCCACCTCCATCAACGGCCTGGTCTACAACCGCGGCCAGGCCGCCGACTACGATCACTGGGCCAGCCTGGGCAATGCCGGCTGGTCCTATGAAGAGGTGCTGCCCTATTTCAAGTCCATGGAACGGCGCGCCGGCGGCGACGACCGCTATCGCGGCCGCGACGGCGAACTGCCGGTCAGCGACATCGACTGGATACATCCCCTGTGCGAGGCCTTCATGGCCGGCGCGCAGGAACTGGGCATGCCGCGCAATCCCGACTACAACGGCGCCAGCCAGGCCGGCGTCGGCTACTTCCAGCGCACCATAGACCGCGGCTGGCGCATGAGCACGGCGCGCTGCTTCCTGAAGCCGGCCCAGGCGCGCCACGCGCTCACGGTGCGCACCCACGCCCAGGCCACCCGCATCCTGTTCGACGGACTGCGCGCGGCCGGCGTGGCCTACTGCGACCCGCGCCAGCCCTCGGCCGCGCGCGCCGTGAAGGCGCGCCGCGAGGTCATCGTCTCCAGCGGCGCCATCAATACGCCCAAGCTGCTGCAGCTCTCCGGCCTGGGACCCGCCGAATTCCTGCGCGGGCAAGGCATCGCGGTCGTGCGCGACCTGCCCGGCGTGGGCGAGAACCTGAGCGACCATTATTCGGTTCGCGTGGTGGCGCGCGTGAAGAACATGCAGACGATGAACCAGTTGGTCAAGGGCCTGCGGCTGGCCGGCCAGATCGGCCGCTGGTTGCTGAAGAAGCCCAGCATCATGGCGCTCAGCCCCTCGCTGCTGCACTATTTCTGGCAGTCGCGGCCCGGCCTGGACGCGCCCGACCTGCAAGGCGTGTTCACCCCCGCCAGCTACAAGGAAGGCTATGTCGGCGTGCTCGACGACTTTCCCGGCATGACCACCGGCATCTGGCAGCACCGGCCGCAAAGCCGCGGCCAGGTGCGCGTGCGCTCCAGCGATCCGATGCAGGACCCGGTCATCAATGCCAACTACCTCGCGCATCCCGACGACCAGATCACCCTGGTGCGCGGCATCCGCCTGGCGCGCAGCCTGTTGCAGTCGCAGGCGCTGGCGCAGTATTTCGATGGCGAATCGCTGCCCGGCGCGCTGTGCCAGTCGGACGACGAATTGCTCCACTTCGCGCGCCAATACGGCGTGTCGTCCTATCACGTCAACGGCACGGCGCGCATGGGTCCCGCCGACGATCCGCTGGCGGTGGTCGACCCGCAGTTGCGGGTGCGCGGCGTGCAGGCGCTGCGCGTGGTCGATTCCTCCGTCATACCGGCCATGCCGTCGGCGAACATCTGCGCGGCGACCATGATGATAGGCAACAAGGCCGCCGACCTGATCCGGCGCACCGGGTAG
- a CDS encoding NAD-dependent succinate-semialdehyde dehydrogenase: protein MTLNDGQLLRQQAYIGGAWCDADDKATITVRNPYDGSPLGTVPNLGAAETARAIAAADGALPAWRAKTGKERGAILRKWHQLIERHSDDLALLLTLEQGKPLAEARGELNYALSFVEWFAEEAKRIYGDVLPTPRGDQRLLAIRQPVGVVAAIIAWNFPSALVTRKVSPALAAGCTVVLKPSELTPFTALALAWLGEQAGIPPGVLNVVTGDPAPIGGELSGNATVRKLTFTGSTATGRLLMQQSASNIKKLSLELGGNAPFIVFEDADLDEAVQGLMASKFRNAGQTCVCANRVYVHSAVAAAFGEKLRAAIEGMKLGNGLEPGVTIGPLIDRRAVDKVGRLVADATAKGARLLAGGDLAQPGTLLFQPTLLDGITDGMDIAHEEIFGPVVGLSTFESEAEALARANDSESGLAAYFYTADMERVWRVMEALEYGIVGVNTGAVSNEVGPFGGVKESGVGREGSKYGIEEFLELKYVCLAGKSLGAAA, encoded by the coding sequence ATGACTTTGAATGACGGCCAGTTGCTGCGGCAGCAGGCATATATCGGCGGCGCCTGGTGCGATGCCGACGACAAGGCCACCATCACGGTGCGCAATCCCTACGACGGCAGCCCGCTGGGCACGGTCCCCAACCTGGGGGCGGCCGAGACCGCGCGCGCCATCGCGGCAGCCGATGGCGCCCTGCCCGCCTGGCGCGCCAAGACCGGCAAGGAACGCGGCGCCATCCTGCGCAAGTGGCACCAGTTGATCGAACGGCACAGCGACGACCTGGCCCTGCTGCTCACCCTGGAGCAGGGCAAACCCCTGGCCGAGGCCCGCGGCGAATTGAACTATGCGCTGTCCTTCGTCGAATGGTTCGCCGAGGAAGCCAAGCGCATCTATGGCGACGTCCTGCCCACGCCGCGCGGCGACCAGCGCCTGCTGGCGATCCGGCAGCCGGTCGGCGTCGTGGCGGCCATCATCGCCTGGAATTTCCCTTCGGCCCTGGTCACGCGCAAGGTCAGCCCGGCGCTGGCCGCCGGCTGCACCGTGGTGCTCAAGCCTTCCGAGTTGACGCCCTTCACCGCGCTGGCCCTGGCCTGGCTGGGCGAGCAGGCCGGCATTCCGCCCGGCGTCCTGAACGTGGTGACGGGCGACCCGGCGCCCATCGGCGGCGAGCTCTCGGGCAACGCCACGGTGCGCAAGCTCACCTTCACCGGATCGACCGCGACCGGCCGGCTGCTGATGCAGCAGAGCGCGTCGAACATCAAGAAACTGTCGCTGGAACTGGGCGGCAACGCGCCCTTCATCGTGTTCGAGGACGCCGACCTGGACGAGGCCGTCCAGGGCCTGATGGCGTCCAAGTTCCGCAACGCCGGCCAGACCTGCGTCTGCGCCAATCGCGTCTATGTCCACAGCGCGGTGGCCGCGGCCTTCGGCGAGAAACTGCGCGCCGCCATCGAAGGCATGAAATTGGGCAATGGCCTGGAGCCGGGCGTGACCATCGGTCCGCTGATCGACCGGCGCGCGGTCGACAAGGTCGGCCGCCTGGTCGCCGACGCCACGGCCAAGGGCGCGCGCCTGCTGGCCGGCGGCGATCTCGCCCAACCCGGCACGCTGCTGTTCCAGCCCACGCTGCTGGACGGCATCACGGACGGCATGGACATCGCGCACGAAGAAATCTTCGGCCCGGTGGTCGGCCTGAGCACTTTCGAATCGGAAGCCGAGGCACTGGCGCGGGCCAACGACAGCGAGTCGGGCCTGGCCGCCTATTTCTATACCGCCGACATGGAACGGGTCTGGCGCGTGATGGAAGCCTTGGAATACGGCATCGTCGGCGTGAATACCGGCGCCGTCTCCAACGAAGTCGGCCCCTTCGGCGGCGTCAAGGAATCCGGCGTGGGCCGCGAAGGCTCCAAATACGGGATCGAGGAATTCCTCGAACTCAAGTACGTCTGCCTCGCGGGCAAGTCGCTCGGCGCGGCGGCGTGA
- a CDS encoding efflux RND transporter periplasmic adaptor subunit produces the protein MPKSSKRPLSRIVIPVVIVLLALCAWALLRTREVVDTVAIARGDIEVNVTALGTLQPRSYVDVGAQASGEIRRIAVQPGDKVNKGDLLVEIDPSVQQAKVDADVAALDGLRAQRAEQEAQSALARQQYERQKRMAREGSTREEDVQTAYADLRVAEARVANLKAQIAGASSTLKGDQAQLGYTRIYAPMPGTIVTLDAREGQTLNATYQTPKILRIADLSSMTVWTDVSEADVRRVKPGMAVYFKTLGEDRRWTGRVRQILPAPPNPPESDTSGSSQKTAAASGAGKVVLYTVLFDVDNADGALMPQMSAQVFFVESAAKDVVLAPLPSLHPVADKPGVYTAQVQEADGHIAAREVRTGVRDRLQAEVLSGLQAGDRIITAIHRVRAADGKVQW, from the coding sequence ATGCCCAAGTCATCGAAACGGCCGCTTTCCCGCATCGTCATCCCCGTCGTCATCGTTCTCCTGGCGCTCTGCGCCTGGGCCCTGCTGCGCACGCGCGAGGTCGTCGACACCGTGGCCATCGCCCGTGGCGATATCGAGGTCAACGTCACCGCGCTGGGCACGCTGCAGCCGCGCAGCTATGTGGACGTGGGCGCCCAGGCCTCCGGCGAGATCCGCCGCATCGCCGTGCAGCCGGGCGACAAGGTCAACAAGGGGGACCTGCTGGTGGAAATCGACCCCTCGGTCCAGCAGGCCAAGGTCGACGCCGACGTCGCCGCGCTCGACGGCCTGCGCGCCCAGCGCGCCGAGCAGGAGGCCCAGAGCGCCCTGGCCCGGCAGCAGTACGAACGCCAGAAACGCATGGCCCGCGAAGGCTCCACCCGCGAAGAGGACGTGCAGACCGCCTATGCCGACCTGCGCGTGGCCGAGGCGCGCGTCGCCAACCTCAAGGCCCAGATCGCCGGCGCCTCGTCCACCCTGAAGGGCGACCAGGCGCAACTGGGCTACACCCGTATCTATGCGCCCATGCCGGGCACCATCGTCACGCTGGACGCGCGCGAAGGGCAGACGCTGAACGCCACCTACCAGACGCCCAAGATCCTGCGCATCGCCGACCTTTCGTCGATGACCGTCTGGACGGACGTGTCCGAGGCCGACGTGCGGCGCGTCAAGCCGGGCATGGCGGTCTATTTCAAGACCCTGGGCGAGGACCGCCGCTGGACGGGGCGCGTGCGCCAGATCCTGCCCGCGCCGCCCAATCCGCCCGAATCCGATACCTCGGGCAGCAGCCAGAAAACGGCGGCCGCTTCCGGCGCCGGCAAGGTCGTCCTCTACACCGTCCTGTTCGACGTCGACAACGCGGACGGCGCCTTGATGCCGCAAATGAGCGCGCAGGTGTTCTTCGTCGAAAGCGCGGCCAAGGACGTGGTGCTGGCGCCCCTGCCGTCCCTGCATCCCGTGGCGGACAAGCCGGGGGTCTACACCGCGCAGGTCCAGGAAGCCGACGGCCATATCGCCGCCCGCGAAGTCCGGACGGGCGTGCGCGACCGCCTGCAGGCGGAAGTGCTGTCGGGCTTGCAGGCGGGCGACCGCATCATCACGGCGATCCACCGCGTGCGCGCCGCGGACGGGAAGGTCCAATGGTAG
- a CDS encoding SLC13 family permease, translating into MDHGLLPAAILVAVTIALWATARLPEYLVALLFFAAAAILHVAPVDVVFSGFASAAFWLVLSGFVLGLAIRKVGLADRMAGALAAQLNGSWPRMVGGVILLTYGLAFVMPSNMGRIALLMPIVMALADRAGLAEGSRGRYGLALAVGMGTYQLSASILPANVPNLVMAGAAEQAYGLHFAYLSYLWLHAPVMGILKGLALLGCICLMFPARPQPVAAGAARAPLSRGEKRLSALLAITLALWMTDAWHGISPAWVGLAAACVCLLPRVGFLNGDEFAAGVNIRTCIYVAAILGLAAVVTASGLGHAIGRWLLALLPLDPAQPLRTFYALVGLTGVLNFVVTANGVPALFTPLAQALADGSGLPLLTVLMIQVIGYATPVLPYQAAPFVVAMGMGKVPPRAGLALCLAVALITVVVLVPLDYGWFKLLGWLPAPS; encoded by the coding sequence GTGGATCATGGCTTGCTGCCGGCCGCCATCCTGGTGGCCGTGACCATCGCGCTGTGGGCGACCGCGCGCCTGCCCGAGTATCTGGTCGCCTTGCTGTTCTTCGCGGCCGCCGCGATCCTGCATGTCGCGCCGGTCGACGTCGTCTTCTCCGGCTTCGCCTCGGCGGCGTTCTGGCTGGTGCTCAGCGGCTTCGTGCTGGGCCTGGCCATCCGCAAGGTCGGCCTGGCCGATCGCATGGCCGGCGCGCTGGCCGCGCAATTGAACGGCTCGTGGCCGCGCATGGTGGGCGGCGTGATCCTGCTGACCTATGGCCTGGCCTTCGTCATGCCGTCGAACATGGGGCGCATCGCCCTGCTCATGCCCATCGTGATGGCGCTGGCCGATCGCGCCGGCCTGGCCGAGGGCAGCCGCGGGCGCTATGGCCTGGCCCTGGCGGTCGGCATGGGCACCTACCAGTTGTCGGCCAGCATTCTTCCGGCCAACGTCCCCAACCTGGTCATGGCGGGCGCGGCGGAACAGGCCTATGGCCTGCATTTCGCCTATCTCTCGTATCTCTGGCTGCATGCGCCGGTGATGGGGATACTGAAGGGCCTGGCGCTGCTCGGCTGCATCTGCCTGATGTTCCCCGCGCGGCCGCAGCCCGTCGCCGCCGGCGCGGCCCGCGCGCCCTTGAGCCGTGGCGAAAAGCGCCTGAGCGCGCTGCTGGCCATTACGCTGGCGCTGTGGATGACCGACGCCTGGCACGGCATTTCGCCCGCCTGGGTGGGCCTGGCGGCCGCCTGCGTCTGCCTGCTCCCCCGCGTGGGTTTTCTCAACGGCGACGAATTCGCCGCCGGCGTGAATATCCGCACCTGCATCTACGTCGCCGCCATCCTGGGCCTGGCCGCGGTGGTCACCGCCTCCGGCCTGGGACATGCCATCGGACGCTGGCTGCTGGCCCTGCTGCCCCTGGACCCGGCGCAGCCGCTGCGCACCTTCTACGCGCTCGTCGGCCTGACCGGCGTGCTCAATTTCGTCGTCACCGCCAACGGCGTGCCGGCGCTGTTCACCCCGCTGGCGCAGGCGCTGGCCGACGGCAGCGGGCTGCCCCTGCTGACCGTGCTGATGATCCAGGTGATCGGCTACGCGACGCCGGTCCTGCCCTACCAGGCCGCGCCCTTCGTCGTCGCCATGGGCATGGGCAAGGTCCCGCCGCGCGCGGGCCTGGCGCTATGCCTGGCCGTCGCCCTGATCACCGTCGTCGTGCTGGTGCCGCTGGACTACGGCTGGTTCAAGCTGCTCGGCTGGCTGCCCGCGCCGTCCTGA
- a CDS encoding MacB family efflux pump subunit — MVAAGAERTPALIELRDIRKSYGGADGSPATEVLRGVSLSIAEGEFVAIMGASGSGKSTLMNILGCLDRPTAGEYRYAGQDIATFSADELAWLRREAFGFVFQGYHLIRTLDALRNVEVPAVYAGGSAREREARARALLARLGLEERMEHLPNQLSGGQQQRASIARALMNGGHIILADEPTGALDSKSGAEVMALLRELADAGHTIILITHDRDVAGQARRIIEVRDGRVIADSGGAAATPPATPAATRDFAARMAEGVSHTASAWADMREALVSARRALAVNRFRTLLTLLGIIIGVASVIVMLAIGAGTQAKVLEKMAIYGTKRMYVIPGSDNPRAPGGTLSEADVAIVRRVPNVADAIPFLKGQVTLRAGNVDTSVSVWSVTSHAPAILNWEPSRGLFFTEADDRQLATVIVLGKKVRQRLYGERDPIGQYVLVNNVPFQVIGEMKEKGAITGDSDDDDVVLIPFSTGSRRVLGITNLSWISVLLDDVSKSAATEKLITEALTEAHHMQDFKIFNAAAAVQAQQETQQTLTMMLGLIAAISLLVGGIGVMNIMLMTVRERTREIGIRMATGARQRDIQRQFLSEAVVVSLVGGAAGVVIGLGIGIALIAAGAPVIFSVRAILGAFACALATGLIFGFMPARQAARLDPVVALASE, encoded by the coding sequence ATGGTAGCGGCGGGCGCGGAACGGACGCCGGCGCTGATCGAGCTGCGCGATATCCGCAAGTCCTACGGCGGGGCGGACGGCAGCCCGGCGACCGAGGTGCTGCGCGGCGTGTCGCTGTCCATCGCCGAGGGCGAGTTCGTCGCCATCATGGGGGCGTCCGGGTCGGGCAAGTCGACGCTCATGAACATACTGGGCTGCCTGGACCGTCCCACCGCCGGCGAGTATCGCTACGCCGGGCAGGACATCGCCACCTTCTCCGCCGACGAATTGGCCTGGCTGCGCCGCGAGGCCTTCGGCTTCGTGTTCCAGGGCTATCACCTGATCCGCACCCTGGATGCCTTGCGCAACGTCGAGGTGCCGGCTGTCTACGCCGGCGGCTCGGCGCGCGAGCGCGAGGCCCGCGCGCGCGCCCTGCTGGCCCGCCTGGGCCTGGAGGAGCGCATGGAGCACCTGCCCAACCAGTTGTCCGGCGGACAGCAGCAGCGCGCCTCCATCGCCCGCGCCTTGATGAACGGCGGCCACATCATCCTGGCCGACGAGCCCACGGGCGCGCTGGACAGCAAGAGCGGGGCGGAGGTGATGGCCTTGCTCAGGGAACTGGCCGACGCCGGCCACACTATCATCCTCATTACCCACGACCGCGACGTCGCCGGGCAGGCGCGCCGCATCATCGAGGTGCGCGACGGCCGCGTGATCGCCGATTCCGGCGGCGCGGCGGCCACGCCCCCGGCCACGCCGGCGGCGACCCGCGACTTCGCCGCGCGCATGGCGGAGGGCGTCTCGCACACCGCCAGCGCCTGGGCCGATATGCGCGAGGCGTTGGTCTCGGCCCGGCGCGCCCTGGCGGTGAACCGCTTCCGCACGCTGTTGACGCTGCTGGGCATCATCATCGGCGTGGCGTCGGTCATCGTCATGCTGGCCATCGGCGCGGGCACGCAGGCCAAGGTGCTGGAGAAAATGGCCATCTACGGGACGAAGCGCATGTACGTCATCCCGGGCAGCGACAACCCGCGTGCGCCGGGCGGCACCCTGTCGGAGGCCGACGTGGCCATCGTGCGGCGCGTGCCCAACGTCGCCGATGCGATTCCTTTCCTCAAGGGCCAGGTCACGCTGCGCGCCGGCAACGTCGACACCTCGGTCTCGGTCTGGTCGGTGACCAGCCACGCGCCCGCCATCCTGAACTGGGAGCCGTCGCGCGGCTTGTTCTTCACCGAGGCGGACGACCGCCAACTGGCAACCGTGATCGTCCTGGGCAAGAAAGTGCGCCAGCGGCTGTACGGCGAACGGGATCCGATCGGGCAATACGTGCTGGTCAACAACGTGCCCTTCCAGGTCATCGGCGAGATGAAGGAGAAGGGCGCGATCACCGGAGATTCCGACGACGACGACGTGGTGCTGATTCCTTTCTCCACCGGCAGCCGGCGGGTGTTGGGCATCACCAACCTGTCCTGGATCTCGGTGCTGCTCGACGACGTCTCCAAGTCCGCCGCGACGGAAAAGCTCATCACGGAGGCGCTGACCGAGGCGCACCACATGCAGGACTTCAAGATATTCAACGCGGCCGCGGCCGTGCAGGCGCAGCAGGAGACCCAGCAGACCCTGACCATGATGCTGGGGCTGATCGCGGCCATCTCGCTGCTGGTGGGAGGCATAGGAGTGATGAACATCATGCTGATGACGGTGCGCGAGCGCACGCGGGAGATCGGCATCCGCATGGCCACCGGCGCGCGCCAGCGCGATATCCAGCGCCAGTTCCTGAGCGAGGCGGTGGTGGTGTCGCTGGTGGGCGGCGCGGCGGGCGTGGTGATCGGACTGGGCATAGGCATCGCCCTGATCGCCGCCGGCGCGCCCGTGATCTTT